The Streptomyces sp. NBC_00440 genome contains a region encoding:
- a CDS encoding sensor histidine kinase — MRRERITDLALGALICAPVVLGAVADGGGTGWRPAAGIAVLGAGVGLSRRWPLTALLLVMALGLTVTPRLWTPEYAAALAVFGYLAGRRTALARPALHAFAGTAAAGLLITQAAHLDLWTWFAELSTLAFVVMVPWLLGRYVRQYAQLVDTGWLLAGRLEREQRVAADRARLLERSRIAGDMHDSLGHDLSLIALRAAALEVDPSLGGSQQRAAGELRAAAGDATARLRDIIGVLRENDGAAPASPPGGTVTDQVERARGAGMDVELSGDGEADGLAPMTGRAVHRTVQESLTNAARHAPGAPVAVRLVRSDSALTVTVTSTAGPPGPPPGPTAEAGRVADAVEPPGGPGGGTGLVGLDERIRLAGGVLRHGPLPGGGFEVSATLPTAPGAPPPVADEKPSSAQELARARQQVRRRLKQAVWVPLAATAALGVLIGAVGLATR; from the coding sequence ATGCGGAGAGAGCGGATCACCGACCTGGCACTCGGGGCGCTGATCTGCGCGCCCGTGGTGCTGGGGGCCGTGGCGGACGGCGGGGGCACAGGGTGGCGGCCCGCGGCCGGGATCGCGGTGCTCGGGGCGGGCGTCGGGCTGTCCCGCAGGTGGCCGCTGACCGCGCTGCTGCTCGTCATGGCGCTGGGCCTGACCGTCACGCCGAGGCTCTGGACCCCGGAGTACGCGGCTGCCCTGGCGGTCTTCGGCTATCTGGCCGGACGGCGGACCGCGCTGGCCCGGCCCGCGTTGCACGCGTTCGCGGGGACGGCCGCCGCCGGTCTGCTGATCACGCAGGCCGCGCACCTGGATCTCTGGACCTGGTTCGCCGAGCTGTCCACCCTGGCCTTCGTGGTGATGGTCCCCTGGCTGCTCGGCCGGTATGTGCGGCAGTACGCCCAACTCGTCGACACCGGCTGGCTGCTGGCCGGCCGGCTGGAGCGGGAGCAGCGCGTCGCCGCGGACCGGGCGCGGCTGCTGGAGCGCTCCAGGATCGCGGGCGACATGCACGACTCGCTCGGCCACGATCTGTCGCTGATCGCCTTACGGGCAGCGGCGCTTGAGGTCGACCCGTCGCTGGGCGGAAGCCAGCAGAGAGCGGCGGGTGAGCTGCGGGCGGCGGCGGGGGACGCCACCGCACGGCTGCGCGACATCATCGGTGTCCTGCGGGAGAACGACGGGGCGGCGCCGGCCTCGCCGCCGGGCGGGACCGTGACGGACCAGGTGGAGCGGGCCCGCGGGGCGGGGATGGACGTGGAGCTGAGCGGCGACGGGGAGGCGGACGGCCTGGCCCCGATGACCGGCCGCGCGGTCCACCGGACCGTTCAGGAGTCGCTCACCAACGCGGCACGGCACGCGCCGGGCGCACCGGTGGCGGTCCGGCTCGTACGGTCGGATTCGGCCCTGACGGTCACCGTCACCAGCACGGCAGGACCGCCCGGCCCGCCACCTGGCCCGACGGCGGAGGCCGGCCGGGTGGCGGACGCGGTGGAACCGCCCGGCGGCCCGGGCGGCGGTACCGGGCTGGTCGGCCTGGACGAACGGATCCGGCTCGCGGGCGGGGTCCTGCGCCACGGGCCGCTGCCCGGGGGCGGCTTCGAGGTGTCCGCCACGCTGCCCACCGCACCCGGCGCCCCTCCCCCGGTCGCGGACGAAAAGCCGTCGTCCGCACAGGAGTTGGCGAGAGCCAGACAGCAAGTGAGGCGGCGTCTGAAGCAGGCGGTCTGGGTCCCGCTGGCCGCCACCGCCGCACTCGGGGTGCTGATCGGCGCCGTCGGCCTCGCCACCCGGTGA
- the glgP gene encoding alpha-glucan family phosphorylase, whose product MKAIRRFTVRPVLPEPLRPLGELARNLRWSWHAGTKDLFRAVDPDGFPAAGGDPVRLLGTVSAARLAELAADPGFLRDLTEAAAGLDTYLHGPRWYQEQPAGLPAAIGYFSPEFGVTAALPQYSGGLGILAGDHLKAASDLGVPLIGVGLLYRHGYFRQSLSREGWQQEHYPVLDPDELPVALLREADGAPSTVALTLPGGRSLHAHIWQAQVGRVPLLMLDSDIEENEPGERGVTDRLYGGGSEHRLLQEMLLGIGGVRALRSYCRITGHPDPEVFHTNEGHAGFLGLERIRELAGAGLDFDAALESVRAGTVFTTHTPVPAGIDRFDRDLVARHFGDDGELPGVDAGRVLQLGRETYPGGEPRLFNMAVMGLRLAQRANGVSTLHGAVSREMFAGLWPGFDPDEVPITSITNGVHAPTWAAPEITRTAVRRIGAERTEHALSVGVADRWDAVAGIPDAEIWELRRTLREQLVGEVRTRLRASWRGRGASDAELGWIDGVLDPGVLTIGFARRVPSYKRLTLMLRDRDRLTELLLHPDRPIQIVVAGKAHPADDGGKRLVQELVRFADDPRVRHRIVFLPDYGMAMAERLYPGCDVWLNNPLRPLEACGTSGMKAALNGCLNLSVLDGWWDEWFEPDFGWAIPTADGSGLDEDRRDELESAALYSLIEDRVAPRFYDRTADGLPERWVGMVRSTLTTLGPKVLAGRMVREYVERLYAPAALAHRSLGPDAARELAGWKARVRTAWPDVHVDHAEAVAPTAADGTAELGSTLSLRVQVALGALGPDDVEVQAVSGRVDDQDRIADARTVALKPAGGPDLEGRRLYEGPLALDRTGPYGYTVRILPAHHLLASGAELGLVALPTAATGEGAGVLLR is encoded by the coding sequence GTGAAGGCCATTCGTCGATTCACCGTCCGCCCCGTCCTCCCCGAGCCGCTGCGCCCCCTGGGTGAGCTCGCCCGCAACCTCCGCTGGTCCTGGCACGCCGGGACCAAGGACCTGTTCAGAGCCGTCGACCCCGACGGCTTCCCGGCAGCCGGCGGTGACCCCGTCCGGCTGCTCGGCACGGTGTCGGCCGCACGGCTCGCCGAGCTGGCGGCCGACCCCGGCTTCCTGCGCGACCTGACCGAGGCCGCCGCCGGCCTCGACACCTATCTGCACGGACCGCGCTGGTACCAGGAGCAGCCCGCCGGGCTGCCCGCGGCCATCGGGTACTTCTCACCCGAGTTCGGTGTCACCGCCGCGCTCCCGCAGTACTCCGGCGGCCTCGGCATCCTCGCCGGCGACCATCTGAAGGCGGCCAGCGACCTCGGCGTACCGCTCATCGGGGTCGGCCTGCTCTACCGCCACGGATACTTCCGGCAGTCCCTGTCCCGCGAGGGCTGGCAGCAGGAGCACTACCCGGTGCTCGACCCCGACGAGCTGCCGGTCGCCCTGCTGCGCGAGGCGGACGGCGCACCCAGCACGGTCGCCCTCACGCTGCCCGGTGGCCGCTCGCTCCACGCGCACATCTGGCAGGCGCAGGTCGGCCGCGTCCCGCTGCTGATGCTCGACTCCGACATCGAGGAGAACGAGCCGGGCGAGCGGGGTGTCACCGACCGGCTCTACGGCGGCGGCAGCGAGCACCGGCTCCTCCAGGAGATGCTGCTCGGTATCGGCGGGGTGCGGGCGCTGCGCTCGTACTGCCGGATCACCGGCCACCCGGACCCCGAGGTGTTCCACACCAACGAGGGGCACGCCGGTTTCCTCGGCCTGGAGCGGATCCGCGAACTCGCGGGCGCCGGGCTGGACTTCGACGCCGCTCTGGAGTCCGTACGCGCCGGAACCGTCTTCACCACCCACACCCCCGTCCCCGCCGGGATCGACCGGTTCGACCGGGACCTGGTCGCCCGGCACTTCGGCGACGACGGCGAACTGCCCGGCGTCGACGCCGGACGCGTGCTCCAACTGGGCCGGGAGACCTACCCGGGCGGCGAACCGCGCCTCTTCAACATGGCGGTGATGGGCCTGCGGCTCGCCCAGCGCGCCAACGGGGTCTCCACCCTGCACGGCGCCGTCAGCCGGGAGATGTTCGCCGGGCTGTGGCCGGGATTCGACCCCGACGAGGTGCCGATCACCTCGATCACCAACGGCGTGCACGCCCCGACCTGGGCGGCGCCCGAGATCACCCGCACCGCCGTCCGCCGGATCGGCGCCGAACGCACCGAGCACGCCCTGTCGGTGGGCGTCGCCGACCGCTGGGACGCGGTGGCCGGCATTCCCGACGCGGAGATCTGGGAGCTGCGCCGCACCCTGCGCGAGCAGCTGGTCGGCGAGGTGCGGACCCGGCTGCGCGCGTCCTGGCGCGGGCGCGGCGCGTCCGACGCCGAACTGGGCTGGATCGACGGGGTGCTCGACCCCGGGGTGCTGACCATCGGCTTCGCCCGGCGCGTCCCCTCCTACAAGCGCCTCACACTGATGCTGCGCGACCGCGACCGGCTGACGGAGCTGCTGCTCCACCCGGACAGGCCCATCCAGATCGTGGTCGCGGGCAAGGCGCACCCGGCCGACGACGGCGGGAAGCGGCTGGTCCAGGAGCTGGTGCGGTTCGCGGACGACCCGCGGGTGCGCCACCGCATCGTCTTCCTGCCGGACTACGGCATGGCGATGGCCGAGCGGCTCTACCCGGGCTGCGACGTCTGGCTGAACAACCCGCTGCGTCCGCTGGAGGCGTGCGGTACGTCCGGGATGAAGGCGGCGCTCAACGGCTGCCTCAACCTCTCGGTGCTCGACGGCTGGTGGGACGAGTGGTTCGAGCCGGACTTCGGCTGGGCCATCCCCACCGCGGACGGCTCGGGGCTGGACGAGGACCGGCGCGACGAGCTGGAGTCGGCCGCGCTGTACTCGCTGATCGAGGACCGGGTCGCGCCGCGCTTCTACGACCGTACGGCCGACGGCCTGCCCGAGCGCTGGGTCGGGATGGTCCGCTCCACACTGACCACCCTGGGGCCGAAGGTACTGGCGGGGCGGATGGTGCGTGAGTACGTCGAGCGGCTCTACGCGCCCGCCGCCCTCGCCCACCGCTCGCTCGGGCCCGACGCGGCCCGGGAGCTGGCCGGCTGGAAGGCGCGGGTGCGGACCGCCTGGCCGGACGTGCACGTCGACCACGCGGAGGCCGTCGCGCCGACCGCGGCCGACGGCACCGCCGAACTGGGCTCCACCCTCTCGCTCCGGGTCCAGGTCGCGCTCGGAGCGCTGGGGCCCGACGACGTGGAGGTGCAGGCGGTGTCGGGCCGGGTCGACGACCAGGACCGCATCGCGGACGCGCGGACCGTCGCACTGAAACCGGCGGGCGGCCCGGACCTGGAAGGACGGCGGCTGTACGAGGGCCCGCTGGCCCTGGACCGTACGGGCCCCTACGGCTACACCGTCCGGATCCTGCCCGCACACCACCTGCTGGCGTCCGGCGCCGAGCTGGGACTCGTGGCGTTGCCGACCGCGGCGACGGGGGAGGGTGCGGGCGTACTCCTGAGGTGA
- a CDS encoding response regulator transcription factor, with translation MTEPRLRVRVLLADDEALIRAGIRAVLAADPSIEVVAEAADGHEAVELALKHRPDVALLDIRMPRLDGLRAARELRTAAPDTALVMLTTFSEDEYIVRALDSGVSGFLLKSGDPRELIAGVQAVAGGAAFLSPEVARRVLTHLGTGRLSRAAQARTRLDPLTDREREVVAQVGAGLSNAEIAAELHVVEGTVKAHVSSVLARLELRNRVQLAILAYEAGLVTGSG, from the coding sequence ATGACGGAACCACGACTACGGGTACGCGTCCTGCTCGCCGACGACGAGGCGCTGATCCGCGCGGGGATCCGGGCCGTCCTGGCCGCCGACCCCTCCATCGAGGTCGTCGCGGAGGCGGCCGACGGACATGAAGCAGTCGAACTTGCCCTGAAACACCGGCCGGACGTCGCGCTGCTCGACATCCGGATGCCGCGCCTCGACGGGCTGCGCGCTGCCCGGGAACTGCGGACGGCGGCACCCGACACCGCCCTCGTCATGCTCACCACCTTCTCCGAGGACGAGTACATCGTGCGGGCCCTCGACAGCGGAGTCAGCGGCTTTCTGCTGAAGTCCGGCGATCCCCGGGAACTGATCGCGGGGGTCCAGGCCGTCGCCGGGGGCGCCGCCTTCCTCTCCCCCGAGGTGGCCCGGCGCGTCCTCACCCACCTCGGCACCGGACGGCTCTCCCGCGCGGCGCAGGCCCGCACCCGGCTGGACCCGCTCACCGACCGCGAACGCGAGGTGGTGGCACAGGTCGGCGCGGGGCTCTCCAACGCGGAGATCGCAGCGGAACTCCACGTCGTCGAGGGCACCGTCAAGGCCCATGTCAGTTCCGTACTCGCCCGCCTGGAACTCAGGAACCGCGTCCAACTGGCCATCCTGGCCTACGAGGCCGGACTGGTCACCGGCTCCGGCTGA
- the murJ gene encoding murein biosynthesis integral membrane protein MurJ, translating to MAVGTVVSRATGLIRQVLQAGALGTGLLATTYNQANTVPASLYFLIIGGALNSVLVPQLVRARIEQPDGGRAFEQRLVTLTLTVLGAGSLLAVWAAPQIIGVYQRDTPGNHAAFELTVVFARFLLPQIFFYGMYGILGQVLGARGRFGAMMWTPVLNNVLLIAVFGWYAGVMTAADGVHDIGRAQVTLLGAGTTVALAVQAIALVPFVRAAGFRFRPRFDWRGTGMGASLGAARWTLLFVLANLAAATVVTRYATAADRELPRAGVGFTAYTYAQTIWSLPQSVVTVTLVTALLPRMSRAVAEHRGEDVRRDLSHALRTSGAVTVPAAFLFLALGPQLAQLLFAHGAADAAATRPLGQMLQAFGPGLIPFSAQYVLLRGFYAFGDTRTPFLTALWIGAVQVALATGCHLLLPARWAVIGMAAAYGVAYAAGLLVTARLLRRRLGGGPPATGRVARTYGKLVVAATAAGVIGWVVAALCPVPPGPPAGAAALPLAAGGGAMLLVFVTLARVWGIGEVRGLPGLRIGQVSRSR from the coding sequence ATGGCGGTGGGGACCGTGGTGTCCCGGGCCACCGGCCTGATCAGACAGGTGCTCCAGGCCGGGGCGCTCGGTACGGGACTCCTCGCCACCACGTACAACCAGGCCAACACCGTCCCGGCGAGTCTGTACTTCCTCATCATCGGCGGGGCGCTCAACTCGGTCCTGGTGCCGCAGCTGGTCCGCGCCCGGATCGAGCAGCCGGACGGCGGACGCGCCTTCGAACAGCGGCTGGTGACGCTCACGCTGACCGTGCTGGGGGCCGGCTCCCTGCTCGCCGTGTGGGCCGCGCCGCAGATCATCGGTGTGTACCAGAGGGACACGCCCGGCAACCACGCCGCTTTCGAACTGACCGTGGTCTTCGCACGGTTCCTGCTGCCGCAGATCTTCTTCTACGGGATGTACGGCATCCTCGGCCAAGTACTCGGCGCCCGGGGCAGGTTCGGCGCGATGATGTGGACGCCGGTGCTCAACAACGTCCTGCTGATCGCGGTGTTCGGCTGGTACGCCGGCGTCATGACGGCGGCGGACGGGGTGCACGACATCGGCCGGGCGCAGGTGACCCTGCTGGGCGCCGGTACCACCGTGGCCCTCGCCGTCCAGGCGATCGCGCTGGTCCCGTTCGTCCGCGCCGCCGGATTCCGCTTCCGGCCGCGCTTCGACTGGCGCGGGACCGGGATGGGGGCGAGCCTCGGAGCGGCCCGCTGGACGCTGTTGTTCGTCCTGGCCAATCTGGCGGCGGCCACGGTGGTGACCCGCTACGCCACCGCAGCCGACCGGGAGCTGCCCCGGGCCGGAGTGGGCTTCACCGCGTACACATACGCGCAGACCATCTGGTCGCTGCCGCAGTCCGTCGTCACGGTCACGCTGGTCACCGCGTTGCTGCCGCGGATGAGCCGGGCCGTCGCCGAGCACCGCGGCGAGGATGTGCGCCGCGACCTCTCCCACGCCCTGCGGACCAGCGGCGCCGTCACCGTCCCGGCTGCCTTCCTCTTTCTCGCGCTCGGCCCACAGCTCGCACAACTGCTGTTCGCACACGGCGCCGCCGACGCCGCCGCCACCCGGCCGCTGGGGCAGATGCTCCAGGCGTTCGGGCCCGGACTGATTCCGTTCTCCGCGCAGTATGTGCTGCTGCGCGGCTTCTACGCCTTCGGGGACACCCGCACTCCGTTCCTGACGGCACTGTGGATCGGCGCGGTCCAGGTCGCGCTGGCCACCGGCTGCCATCTCCTGCTGCCCGCACGGTGGGCGGTCATCGGGATGGCCGCCGCCTACGGGGTCGCCTACGCGGCGGGGCTGCTGGTCACCGCGCGGCTGCTGCGCCGGAGACTCGGTGGTGGCCCGCCGGCCACCGGCAGGGTCGCCCGCACCTACGGGAAGCTGGTCGTGGCGGCGACCGCGGCCGGTGTCATCGGGTGGGTGGTGGCAGCGCTCTGCCCGGTACCGCCCGGCCCGCCCGCCGGGGCGGCGGCGCTCCCTCTGGCCGCGGGTGGCGGAGCCATGCTGCTGGTGTTCGTGACGCTCGCACGGGTGTGGGGGATCGGCGAGGTGCGCGGGCTGCCGGGGCTGCGGATCGGGCAGGTCAGCCGGAGCCGGTGA